In the genome of Oncorhynchus nerka isolate Pitt River linkage group LG4, Oner_Uvic_2.0, whole genome shotgun sequence, the window CCTCTTGTATGAGAAAAAGGTTGGAGTTAAGGCATTTCTACTTGTCTAGACTTGCCCTTTTGTATTGTCATCTCTAGACTTTACTGTCTAGTACAATTTCTGGTAAATAATTCATCCATAGCAATTATTAGTCATGATCACTTTTAGCTACATGACAGTTAATGCTAAGTGTGGCAATCGGTCATGGGCATTATGCCGCGTTCACATACTTCACATACTAGTCGAATCTAGAAAATTTCCAGTTGTAGTTATACACGTGTGATGTTTAACCAGTTAGCATGTCGGACATTTCCGAGTTTCCTAATTCGACTGGCGACTGAACGCGGCATTAGTCAGTGGGCCAAGGTTCAGTGCTATTTCAACAGTCGATGTGGGGTGTGGATCTTTTGAAATACGTGTGAGTGTAATGGGAAAACAATGGTTTAATTTTTCTAATATATTCAACGTTTTGATTCTCATTAAATCGTATTTTGCTTCAGCCATTTTGATACTTTGTCTTCACAGATACAGGACAGGCCTAAGATTGTGGACTAAAATAAGAACTAACCATGATGTGTGCCGCAGAAAGGAATTGACAGACCTTTTAAAAAAGAGATTTGTGTTCGAGCTGGAGTCCTCTGCCGTGAaccgccctccctccctgtcttctcccccgattgcaacCATGCAGACCAACCCGGTACTGGTGGAGTCTGCAGTggtcttctctgtggtgatgTGTGTCCACATGGCCGTGTGGAACCAGCACTCCTGGTGCTGCGTGGCCCTGGTCATCCAGGCCTTCTACGTGCAGCACAAGTGGGACCGCCTGCTCCGTAATGGCAACGCCGTCTTTCAGTGGCGCCTGTCAGCCAACAGCGGCATCGTCCCAGCCGTCATGGTGATGCCCCTGCTGGGTGTGGCGCTGCGGGAGAAGTGCGCCGCCTCGGGGAACGTCTACTTTGAGCGTTTCTCCATGGTGGTCACAGTGACAGGCATGATGCTGGCACTGTTCCTGTCGCTCCTCGCGCTGGGCATCACAAGGCCCGTGCCCACCAACACATGCGTGATTGCGGGTGTGGCGAGCAGTGCCATCCTGTACACAGTGAAGCAGACCCTAACGGTGTCGGAGGTGATTGAGGTTCTGGAGGTGCTGCTGATATTCGTCTACCTGAGTCTGATCGTGCTCTACCTGCTACCGCGCTGCTTCACGCCCGGCGAGGCCCTCCTCATCGTCGGGGGCATCAGCTTCATCGTCAACCAGCTCATAAAGCGCTCACTCAACATGGCTGAGGTCAAAGGAGAGCCTGTCCACTACTTCCTGCCCGTGGTGGTGGTAGGATCTCTTCTCCTAGGGGTGTTTTTCGCCCTGCTCTTCTGCTTCATGGAGTCTGAGACCTGGGTGTCGTCGCTCTTCTTCCACATGATGACGGCTGTGCTGGGCCTGGGGATCCTCATGCCCTGGCTCTCCCTCCTCATCCGCCGCCACCCCATCATGTGGCTGCTGGACTTTGTGACTCTGAACGACAAGCGTCTGTGCCTGCTGGGGTACTGGGTGCTGTTGGCCACACTGGCCACCCTGGTTGTGCTGCACCAGAACTACCAGCGCCAGTCAGGCTCCAAGAAGCACCAGGCCTCTACGGTAGTCAGAAAGTACTTCCACCTCATTGTAGTAGCCACCTTCGTCCCAGGCCTGGTGTATGACCGCCAGCTCCTACACGTGGCGTCCGTGGGCTGCCTGGGGGCCTTCCTGCTCCTGGAGTATGTGCGCTACTTCCGCATCCGCCCGCTGGGTCAACTCCTCCGTCAGTTACTCACCCTGTTCCTGGACGAGCGTGACTCTGGACCTCTCATCCTCACCCACATCTACCTCCTCCTGGGCATGTCCCTGCCTATCTGGCTGTTCCCGGGGCCCTGCGCCCCCAAAGGCATCCTGCCCGGGGCGGGGGGCCTGGTGCCCTACGCCGGGGTGCTGGCGGTAGGTGTGGGGGACACAGTGGCGTCGGTGTTTGGCAGCAGCATGGGCGAGATCCGCTGGCCGGGcaccaagaagacagtggaggGCACAGCCACGTCGGTATTTGCCCAGATCATCGCTGTGGCTATCTTCCTCATATTCGACCCCACCATCAATCTGAACTCCACCTACTCATGGATCGTGGGCTCCATCAccatggtagccatgctggagGCCTACACCTCGCAGATAGACAACCTGCTGCTGCCGCTTTACCTCTTCATCCTGCTGCTGCTCTGATGACCCCCGTGGAGCACCGCACACAGGTCATGTTTGAGATCGACTACCTTGCAGTCGGCGGCGGCAGACTGACAGATCTCCAAATCATAGTGAGTATCCGTTTAGGATGCAAGGCGATTTGTAGATCAGTTGGTCTCCTCAGTCTGATCAGCGGCTGAGCAGATGCACTTAAACACAGCCACACGGTGACCTCTTGACCAGAGGTCAGAGTGGAAAGGCTAACCAATGTCATTTCTGAATTTTAACGTCTAAGGGAATGTATGGAAATCCTCATTGGATGACTGAggattgttttgttttgttgcttTGTGAGAGTAAAAGTTATGATCTGTTATATTGATGTTGCATTGATAATCTCTCCACTAACATGACCGTGTGTGGGAAAATCAATATGGCTGGCACAAAGAAGGATGAAGTACAATCTGATAGCACTGCTAGCTAGGGAATGAGCTTGTATACATTATGAGAAATACATGAAGACGGAACATACACTCTA includes:
- the dolk gene encoding dolichol kinase isoform X1; translated protein: MWGVDLLKYVYRTGLRLWTKIRTNHDVCRRKELTDLLKKRFVFELESSAVNRPPSLSSPPIATMQTNPVLVESAVVFSVVMCVHMAVWNQHSWCCVALVIQAFYVQHKWDRLLRNGNAVFQWRLSANSGIVPAVMVMPLLGVALREKCAASGNVYFERFSMVVTVTGMMLALFLSLLALGITRPVPTNTCVIAGVASSAILYTVKQTLTVSEVIEVLEVLLIFVYLSLIVLYLLPRCFTPGEALLIVGGISFIVNQLIKRSLNMAEVKGEPVHYFLPVVVVGSLLLGVFFALLFCFMESETWVSSLFFHMMTAVLGLGILMPWLSLLIRRHPIMWLLDFVTLNDKRLCLLGYWVLLATLATLVVLHQNYQRQSGSKKHQASTVVRKYFHLIVVATFVPGLVYDRQLLHVASVGCLGAFLLLEYVRYFRIRPLGQLLRQLLTLFLDERDSGPLILTHIYLLLGMSLPIWLFPGPCAPKGILPGAGGLVPYAGVLAVGVGDTVASVFGSSMGEIRWPGTKKTVEGTATSVFAQIIAVAIFLIFDPTINLNSTYSWIVGSITMVAMLEAYTSQIDNLLLPLYLFILLLL
- the dolk gene encoding dolichol kinase isoform X2, with product MQTNPVLVESAVVFSVVMCVHMAVWNQHSWCCVALVIQAFYVQHKWDRLLRNGNAVFQWRLSANSGIVPAVMVMPLLGVALREKCAASGNVYFERFSMVVTVTGMMLALFLSLLALGITRPVPTNTCVIAGVASSAILYTVKQTLTVSEVIEVLEVLLIFVYLSLIVLYLLPRCFTPGEALLIVGGISFIVNQLIKRSLNMAEVKGEPVHYFLPVVVVGSLLLGVFFALLFCFMESETWVSSLFFHMMTAVLGLGILMPWLSLLIRRHPIMWLLDFVTLNDKRLCLLGYWVLLATLATLVVLHQNYQRQSGSKKHQASTVVRKYFHLIVVATFVPGLVYDRQLLHVASVGCLGAFLLLEYVRYFRIRPLGQLLRQLLTLFLDERDSGPLILTHIYLLLGMSLPIWLFPGPCAPKGILPGAGGLVPYAGVLAVGVGDTVASVFGSSMGEIRWPGTKKTVEGTATSVFAQIIAVAIFLIFDPTINLNSTYSWIVGSITMVAMLEAYTSQIDNLLLPLYLFILLLL